Sequence from the Pontibacter pudoricolor genome:
CAGGGGGATGACAAAGAGTAACTATAGAACTACTAAACTACAATTATTGCCGGAATTCCCCTCCCGGGAGGGACAGGTGTGGGTTAAACTGCTACTGTAGTCACAATAGCCAATGCTACTACAATGCCTGCCCCTGCCGGGCCAGTTGCGTCAGGAGACACAACGCCATCGTAAGACACGAGCGAGGACGCTCGCGCCAGCAGAAGTGGGGATGACCAACAGAAACTATAAAACTATAACTCAAACTATAGCAACAACAGAAATTCCCCTCCCGGGAGGGGCAGGGGTGGGTTTATGGCAGCAACTATAGCCGGAGCCTAAAAAACTCGCCCACAAGATCCTTCCAGGATGACAAAAAGAGAAGGGATAGCAACTATAGAATGATAGCTACAACTATAGCAAAAGCCTAATCCTGAAAATCTCATTAATCTCGGTTCAGACAAAAAAAGCCTCTCCTGCTCACAGAAGAGGCTTTCAAACTATAGGTAGTTGAAATTACTTTTTGATTTTGACTGAGCCCATGATCTCGCGGGCCGTGTCTTGCCAGTCGTTTTTTAGCTGGAACGGGATATGCAACGTGTAGATCTGGAGTTGTCTGCCAACTATAGTATACTGTATAATGCTGTATTTCTGTACAGGTCTCAGGTTAGAAGCGCCGCGTGTATCAGCAAGCCTTGATACAAACTCAAAAACTATAAATTTCTGTCCTTTAACCTCTGTTACTTCCTGCCGGATAAAGTCGATGTTGGTGAAAGTTTCTACCAGGTTGGCTTTGTAAAACTCGCGCAGCATATCCAAATCCTCGGCATGGAACGTTGAGCGCTTCAGGGTTAAATTAAAGTCGATGTTGCCATCAGGGCTGGTATATGCAGCTACGGGCCTCGTAGTTGCAGGGTATTCCCGGGCAATGTCATCGTCAGACATTGGCATGAAATCTTTTGGCAACAGGATGCTGATCTCTTTGGTAAGATTTATCTTCTTCAGTTTTGGCGCGGCAAAAGCAGCACCGGCAATAAGGATGATAGCTAAAAATGCTAAATAACGCATGTTCATAAGGGTTGTGTAGGCAAAGCTATAAATTATTGTTCAAATAACAGGTAGTAAGTGAAAGTGGTGCAATTTCTCTGCCAAAAGTTTGAGATTGCTAACGAAGCCGGGGATTTAAAAAGTATCCAATAGCTATAGTTGCCGTTACAAACTATAGATTGATCCATAACTATAAACAAACTATAACTATGCTAAACGACTTAATTAATTCTGTAAAAGGACAACTGACCGGCGAACTGCAAAACAAATTCCAGATGCAGCCCGACACCGCCAACAAAGCCGTAGACCTTGCCAAAGATGACCTGGAGAATGGCCTTAAAAACGAAGCGACCAGCGGTAACTTTGGCGGTATACTGGATGTGCTGAAAGGAAACAAAGGTGCAACTGAACAGCCTCAGGTAAATAACATGATCGGAAAATATGTGAACAACCTGAGCACGAAACTGGGTGTGCCTGAATCTATAGCTAAACAGGCAGGGCCGTTCGTAATCTCGTTCATCATGCAGAAGCTGTCGGGTAAAGTGTCATCGGAAGGTGATCTGATGGGCATGTTGGGTGGTAGCCTGAAGGATAAACTGCCCGGCGGCTTAGGCGATAAGCTGGGTGGGATGTTTAAGTAACTATAAACTCAACTATAAAAATGAAGCCATACCCGGAAAGGTATGGCTTCTGTGTTTAAACGTAACTATAGGCTCTTTATCCTTCGGTAACTTTCTTGGTGTTATCGGTTGGGTTCCGGTCAATGAGTTTGTTCATCGGGTCGATGCCAGCTTTTTCAGGCTTCTCGTTAACTATAAACTCAAACTTGTTTTCGCCGGCCTTTACTTTGTGCTTCTTCATGTAAAGCGGTTTGTCCTGCCAGTTGCCATCTACTTTGCGGCGGGCAATTACGCCAACATCTACCCAATCGTTCATTTTGGCAGGTGTTTCGGTGCCCAGGCTGTCAGCGTATAGTTTCTTGGCATCTACAGTAAAGGTTACCTTATACTTGTTGTCAGCCAGCTTTTTGTAAGAAGCATCGGTGGTTTTGTTCTCGTACAGCGTAATCTTCTCAAACATGTCCGTCACCATATACTGCAGCGAGTCTGGGGTAGCTTCGCGGATATAACCCAGAAACTCAACAGAATTGGTATAAGGAGCCCGCTGGAACGCCACCTTCTGAATATACTTCTGCAGTGCCTTGTTCAAGTTCTCTTCGCCAATATAGTCAGCCAGCGCATACATGATTACGCTGCCTTTACGGTAGTGGATATATCCCTGATTTTCTACTTTGTAGAGCGGCATTTCTTTTTTACGTTCTGTAGTACGGCCCAGCAAGTAAGAGTTAAGCTCATACTTTAGGAACTTGTTCATGCGCTCTTCGCCGTACTCATGCTTCATTACCATCAGGGCGCTGTACTGGCTCATCGTTTCCGACATCAGTACCGACCCCTGCACATCGCCACCGATAACCTGGTGTGCCCACCACTGGTGCGCAATTTCGTGTGCGGTAACATAGAACGGGTAATCCACATCTTCCGGGTCGTCGTCATCCACGTCCGCTATAAACCCAATAGACTCTGAGTAAGGAATGGTGTTCGGGAAAGATTGTGCGAAGGTCTGGTAGCCCGGGAACTCCAGGATGCGCACCTGTTTGTGCTGGTACGGGCTGAAATTCTCCGTAAAGTAATCCAGCGATTTCTTTACGGATTTGATCATGCGATCCAGGTTATACTCGTGGCCTCTGTGGTAGTAAATTTCGATGGCTACATCCTGTCCGTTTTTGCCTTTCCAGTGGTCTTTCTTTACCTGGTAATCTGCCGACAGGAAAGAGTAGAAGTTCAGGATCGGCGCATCCATTTTATAGTGGAAGTAGCGGCGGCCGTCTTTTGTCCATTCTTTCTGCAGGTAACCCGGCGCAATCGCAATCTGGCTTGGTATGGTGCTTACGGTAGTTTCGAAGTTTATCCAATCGGCTTCGTTACTAATGTAGGTGTTCATGCGGGCAACAGAATCGTTTACGTCGGCCATGCGTGGTTTAGGCTTCAGGCCATGTTCTTTACGCAGGTCATCATCGCTCAACTCTACACCCGAACGGTACCCGATCTTAGGTAAATATTCGCTGTTGATGAATGTGCCGTTGTAAACGATGCCGGTGTTAGAGCCATTGTTACGGAAGCCTTTTGTTTCATAGTGCAGGTCCAGGTTCAGGCGCATCGAATCGCCGGGCTGCATTGGTTTAGCCAACTTATAGATGCGGTAACCATATTCTTTGTCGTTCAGGGCAAGTTTAGCCGGCCGATCAAATTCCAGTTTCCGTACTTCAGCTTCATCCGAAACAGCAACGTGTACCGAATCTATGGGTTGGTTGTGTGTGTTCTTGATCCAGAAATAACCTTTAAAGTCGAAAATGCGCTCTTCCGGGTAAATGTCTACGTTCAGGTTTACATCTGTAATGCGTGGCTGCGGTATGCCATCATACTTTTTGTAGGTCTTCTCATAATAAGCCTGGCGTTCTTCCTGGTCATCCGAAGTACGGTACTTGTTCAGGATGTTGGTGTTATAAAAGATAAATCCACCTGTGATCAGGAA
This genomic interval carries:
- a CDS encoding ABC transporter permease/M1 family aminopeptidase yields the protein MFKEIFLFELKYRMKRPATYIYFFILFLMAFFAMLGLGGAFGASVIIGDASGGKVFANSPYQINWIVTLLSWFGVLITCSMMGTPIFRDFEHKTHSLYYTTPISKAGYIFGRFTGSFLVTLFVFTGVALGAMAATFMPWMEPEKVGPFNLLWYIQPYLTIIIPNLLLTGSIFFTLATLTRSALSIYVGGVIFLVMYGIASSLTSDLDNEFIANLTDPLGASAIYLTQRYWTTAERNTLMLPFSEYVLLNRGLWLTIGLGLLAFCYYKFSFSFANTGIKLFRRKNSAEAVGAIVPSERLNLPKVSQSFSFNLSLKQYFKLSKLEFNGIIRSVYFIAIVTAGIIFLFVSGAQVGKMYDTNTFPVTSQVVTVLNGTFALFFLIIITFYSGELVWRERDNSINQIYDALPIPNWVPFASKMTALMLVQVVLLFVIMICGIIIQTFKGYYKYEIDVYLQGLFGINLIDYLLLCVLAMLVQVIVNNKFIGHFVMVVYYLLNIFKGQLGFEHTLYSYSSDPGITYSAMNGYGHFVWPFTIYKIYWAAFALLLAIVANMLWSRGSENMLKWRLKLASMQLTKSTLFVTAAGLIVFLITGGFIFYNTNILNKYRTSDDQEERQAYYEKTYKKYDGIPQPRITDVNLNVDIYPEERIFDFKGYFWIKNTHNQPIDSVHVAVSDEAEVRKLEFDRPAKLALNDKEYGYRIYKLAKPMQPGDSMRLNLDLHYETKGFRNNGSNTGIVYNGTFINSEYLPKIGYRSGVELSDDDLRKEHGLKPKPRMADVNDSVARMNTYISNEADWINFETTVSTIPSQIAIAPGYLQKEWTKDGRRYFHYKMDAPILNFYSFLSADYQVKKDHWKGKNGQDVAIEIYYHRGHEYNLDRMIKSVKKSLDYFTENFSPYQHKQVRILEFPGYQTFAQSFPNTIPYSESIGFIADVDDDDPEDVDYPFYVTAHEIAHQWWAHQVIGGDVQGSVLMSETMSQYSALMVMKHEYGEERMNKFLKYELNSYLLGRTTERKKEMPLYKVENQGYIHYRKGSVIMYALADYIGEENLNKALQKYIQKVAFQRAPYTNSVEFLGYIREATPDSLQYMVTDMFEKITLYENKTTDASYKKLADNKYKVTFTVDAKKLYADSLGTETPAKMNDWVDVGVIARRKVDGNWQDKPLYMKKHKVKAGENKFEFIVNEKPEKAGIDPMNKLIDRNPTDNTKKVTEG